The sequence gTCAAAGCAggtttgtagttccagctctgcttcaatggTCCAGCTCTTTACAGTCTTTATTACAGGTTtaactgattttagtttctgcctgtaggtcggaagatgaaccagacagtgatcagagagtcccaaagctccTCAAATCCtgtattgttgtgtagcaatgatccagtgtatttctgtctctggtggggcatgtaatgtgccgtctatatttgggcagttcacatgtGAGATTTGCCTTGTTAAAATCTCTAATTATAACAATAAGTGACTCTGGGTattgttgctccatgtctgtgatctgatcagccagctgttacacacacacacacacacacacacacacacacacacacacacacacacacacacacacacacacacacacacacacacacacacgtgtggtGGAACAAAGAATACGAGGAAAACTCCCACGGTGAGTAGAATGTCTTACGGTTTATGAGGAGCACCTCTCAATTAGAACAGCACATATTCTTCAGCACTGTTACATCAGTACACCAACATTCGCTGACGTAAAAACACATTCCACAGTCTCTCATTTTCTGTTAACTCCAGGTGCGATCCACTTTGAACGGCTGGAAGCCCAGCAGATGTAATGTGCAGTCCGGAATGGCTTTACTCAGCCAAGCTTCCATGAAGCACAATACAGCAGAATTTGCAATGTCCTAATTTTTGTGGGAAGAAGAAATTTGTctattttgttaggaagagagcagagatttgCAAGATGGATGCTTGGCAGCGTGGTTCAAAAGCCGCGCTGACGGAGCTAGACCAACGCGCTGGCTCGCTTCCCACATTTGCGTCTTTTACCGCAGTTGCACAGCATCGCAGatcctctgactaaaatgtccaacaGAACGTCCGAAAAAAATCAAAAACTGGTAAAAGATTGTCTGGCGTGTGCTGCCGAATATTCATCAGCTCGTCTCTGGTAAAACTGAtcggaaataaataataattttgtataatttactaaacacaatacaaacaaacaaaaacagcaaaagaaatgGAGAGCTCAAAATTCTATTTATTCTCAGAGAGCGGTgtcaaatattacatttgtcaCAGACAACAGcttaaaaaacaaaagagatggcaAATGCAATGTTAGATTGCTGCTAGGGTTTAAAACGGTCCTATTTTAGACAATCTGTCCCATATTTATCCCATACGGGACACccgttattttgtattttagcgAGTAGCGAAGCATTCCCTATTTGCGTGCTTCATTCAATACTTTAACACTCAATGATGGCACCTTAGTGCATTTCCTTGGGTGAGTGAAtccaatatttttattattttagatgCTTCCACTACTTggctgccctgtaaaatctactgAACATGTGCATTCCATTGAGAAGTGATCAACCCTAATCTCTATTCCCCTCTTAGACTTTACCTTCCTCTGTCGGAGTGATGAAAGGTGTAATAAAACATTCATTCTGAACTCCcatttttaagtcttttttttttttattgaaaatgttcttGTAATGATCCTACAGCTTGGTCATCATTTTTGGTTTCCCTTTGATGTCCCCTGTGAAGGCATCATTTAAACTGTTTGGAACGGAGTGTCTTCTCATCGAAACAACCCGTCACACACAACAAATGATGAATAAAAATCCAATCTGAATGTTCAGACGGAGACATtatgaaaaatctgatttttatcaGATTCCAAACCACCTAAAAAATTGGTTTATATCAGGCTTGTAAAAATCTgattctttgtgtttttgtgccattaggactacaaaaacctaaaCGGATTTGATTCAGATCTGACTTTTTCTGACTGTGTGAACAAAGCTTGAAAGaccagtgtattctgattccCTAACAAATGATCCTTAAGAgctagttcttttgaatctataaagTGAAACATATAGAGCTTCCTACCAAACTAATGACTCTTTATTTTGGTCAGAACCTTGTCATGCATTTTGCATTTCTGACTTGCACCAAGAAATTGTACCATCTCATGTCTACGTAAGGATCGTGAGATTTAAATCAGAGTAATTACTGGATGGTGGTTGATATGACAATGTGAAGTTAAAGGGTCACAATGAGTTTTGTTCTAATTAGTGGTGCtttataaaaatgcattaataacATATCTtgaataaaaactgtaaaaataacatttgtaaagTAACAGACTGTGGACTGcaataaaaagcaatatttatttccaaatatttcttcctcaaagaAGTACCAAATTGGAATTGTTAAATTCGTTATGATTCCATCTCTAATATTGTCTTGCCTTATTCTCCCGACTCCAAACCCAAAGACCAGGAGCCTGCATGCCAAATAGAGCGAATGGATCCTTGCCAATAATGATCACCCCAATCAACAACAGTTTGAACACAGACAGAAAGGAAGCAATGTGCctagaagaaggaaaaaaaaagcataaatcagGAGATATGTTTCGGTTTCCTGGCTAGGAGAATTGAAACGTGTAACTCTAATGTTGTGTATGCAACAACAGTGTTTGGGTCTTTCATGCATTACCTGTAGACAGGCAGAGGAAGGTAGTTCTCTCCCTCTATGCGGATGTCTGGGTACCGCTGGTACAAAACCTGCGTGTACTCCTCAAACACCCGCTTGTACCCTCAGGAGATACTGCAGAAAACAAAGAAGACACACCTGAGCTTTTGGTTTACTACATGTAGGTAACATAAGACAACAGCTTTCCTGCAGTAAATATTGCACAACATGCATTGCATTTCAGATTATGATAAATGTCCTGCATTTGGATTGTAAGGATTATAACATCCTCATCAAATTGGCTTTATGAATCCATAAACAGCTGAATTATTAAATGTACAAAGGTTCAAATGACAAAGTGCAATCACATAGACAGATACGCTAATGGGCTAATCCTTAAAAGAGTGCTGTCCACTTAACACCAGATTACTGGCGGATTATATCATTCTGATGAGGTCATGTGCAAAGCTAGATAGCCATCCGACACGCAATAACACTTGTGTGGGCATAGTAAAGTTTTTCCTGTGTGGTGAATGTCTACGCCATGTGAATGTCAAGCCTTCCGGTGCTGCTATTAACACAATGTCATTATACTGATCGGCCTGTTCCGGGGAACGACCGACAAATACGGTGCAAACTCTCACTCACCAAATCTGAAATTTGAGAAGTGGACCCGTTGCGAACTGTATCTTCATTTTCTTGACGGCATTGTTATTCGCAGAGGCGCTGTAAAGCGAACAGGCGCATAATATTAATACCCAAAGCGGCAGCCAACGCATCTTCTACTGCAAACATCCGACCCTGAACAACAACTTCTTCTTCGTCGTTTTATGGCGCTTGGCAAAGCAACAAAAGGTGCATTTCCGCCACCTACTGATCTGGAGTGTGAAGCCTTGAAATTTGAATAtatttgcatgtaaacacatatcTATACACTCCACTCTAAATTCTATTGATCACACATGTTGTTCTTATATAATTTAAGAGAACATCATAAACTTTAATCTGCTTTGGGCAGTCTGCAATAATAGTTTCAATGATATCTGTTCTATACCCATTTCTCTTAATTCTTCTCTGAGTCGTGTTCTTACATGTTCATATGAAAAGCATGCATTACAAATACCAGATTCATGTTTACCAAACGTGAAGATAAGTGTAGTACACCCAATACACATTCGAGATATTATTGTGTCCTCTTTCCTTCCACCATAATTCCTCGTCTCAGCACCAACATGCTTTTGATATTATAAAGATGACAGCCTTTTATTCCCCATCCCACATAACCAGCCATTATTTAATCacattattcctttaatatctgtTTTGCTGAATGGAATGTTCAGCATTGAGTGATGGCGGCGGCGGCGTAGTGGTGGCcatccaaataaaataaattgttttatatatttaaaaaatacaaatgtatcaaaaataaaaagaaatttggCCCCAAACGAGCCTACTGAACAGCTATGTTACACATACATTAGGATAGCAGAACTTGCCCTATGCATGTATgtcaagctgtgtgtgtgtgagagagcgagagagagagagagagagagagagagagagagagagtaaacatTTCAGCTTATGAAAGATGTTTTGTGTTGTAAGTGTTTGTTGCACATTTTGATGCCTTGATGATGGGGTAGGGGGCTCCCACTTAAAGCACTGTGGCTCAAGGCCAGCCATTTTCACCGTCATGATGGATGATAGCGTTCCGTCCAGAGCCAAACTGTTCCTAGATTTGGTTTTGTTCAAACCCACCATGGAGAACACTCTCTCTGCATCTACATTCGAGTGGGGAAGAAATAAACCAGTTTGGCAATCTTAGACAGCCTTCCAAATCTGCTGAAACCggtcacatttttaaaaaaaaataactaaggAGGCCTAAATACTATCTTAAATTTTTTATTCGCATTCATTATGTTGATCAAGTAAATGTCAAAGGGTGTAGAAATCTCTTACCCTATTCTTCATTGATGACATTTTCCCCCCAAAACCCTCAATGTCGAAAGTGGCTGGGTCTTGGGGCATGGGGATGTCCATCAATTGATATTTGAGGAACTCCTCACTGAGCTGATCATGCTCTTGGGGTCCCTGGTATGGAAGCAGCTCAGCAAACCTGAGATCTTCATCACCAATTAATTTCTAAAATGTGGTGCCACTGCTTCATTGATAATGCACACTTTAAATTCTGTGCAGTGGTGGAATCTTTGAAGCACTCCTTCAACAATGGGCTGAAATGGTCTGCTACTGCAAATGGCACATTATGTTGGACCATTGCAACAGTCACCTTTACCTCAGCTCTCCTTGTATGCAACAGAAAGGGTTAATTAAAGCACTAAATCATAAGCATTCCATCCAGCATACCAACAGTCTTTTGGTTCACTTATGTACCATGTACCTTGTCCTCTTGTGCTGTCATGCCACCAACTGAAGCTGGAGCATATAACTGTGCAATGCCACTTGTTGACTGAAGTGCCTGTACTTTGGCCTGATGCCCTTTACTTTATATATGTCTGTTCTCATCTGTCACCCCTTGATGGGCACATGAGTTCTCCTGTCTGCAAACAGAGCACCAATAGTAGGAGCTGGTGGTGCCAATGGTGATGAATGGCCATTTGGTTGACCACTCACTTTTAAAAGTACACCTACAGTGGCTGCTCCACTTAATGCTTTCTTCTTTCCTGTCTTGCCCACTGACTCATCCACTGTCTCCTCTATGTTCTCTTCAACTGTCTCCTCTATGATCTCTTCTACTTTCTTCCCTACTGTCTCCCTTGCTGTCTTCTCCACCGTCTGTGCCACCAGCTCTTCCACTGTCTCCTCCTCTGATCTGGCAACCTTTTTAGGGGGCTGACCCTTTGGTGCCCAGAATAAAATAATACTCTTTTGCTTTTTCCCTGACATCTTTGAAACAGACAAATGCAATGATTATTGTATGCATTGCCAGGATATGAAACATTAATGAAACGATAGCCAGAGTGCTCTGCTTTAAGAGATGTAGTCTTAACATAGCTGAAAATAGAGTTAATACATTagaatttgaaataaattaatgaaatgtaTCTTTCCTTAATTTCAGATAGCCAAAGCTAAGCTAAAGCTTCTGGTTGCAAAGCAGTTGGGAGTGTTTTTGACTGCATCAGTAATCATTTAGCAAGAATTTGCCTATAGTCCCCAACATCATCTCTCACTATCTTTGATCACAGGCAAGTGATTTCGTCCAGGAATCGTAAAATcaaaattctaaaaaaaataaaggggTTACCTACCGCATTCATCGGATCTTGCTCTTCCAACTTCCAATCTGTGTGTGTTCACATCCATGTTGCCTAAAATCGAACGTGCTTGCAGCGGGATCAAGTAATTTACCTGGAAACAACAAATTCTAATTCCTGATGGGCTGGTAGGTGGCATTTAACTATAACTCGAGACAGCTATGAACTCAGCAGAGTCCATTAATTGTATATAGAGGGACAAGTTATCCCTTACTTCTCAGCATGAGTAATACAATGTGTGTAGTGTGAGCGTGTCAACTGGTTGAAATGCATGTGTCTCACGGTGAATGCGTAAGACTTGAGAGCCCTGCTCGCCGATGTTGACGCGGCTCCTAGCCATCATAATCattcttttttagtttatttttgtctgacctttttctcttggtctgtttctcagttatttgtcctccttggagtttacaatgtttgcatcagccagatttgtcatcactcttctaatgaatttccctctcactctgcccccaccccccatcctgtgcatgcAAAAGAACCACCCCATGTTGCTgtttggctggagtagtgttgtgtggatcggtttgttccattttgtttttgtcccatttacagagccagggctgtgtacaaatactagattttttatTCAGCACGTCTTCCACCAGCAGTGGACATACATCCAAGATGTACAGTGTAAGCAGTGACGTTCATCCGAGACCATGAGACGGAGGGAAGTTTGCGAGGGAAAGGGCATACAAATCTGAAATGAACGCAGCCTTGGTTGAGTacccaatttctcccattcattttaatagaagtggcccttcTCTTCTAAATCTGGTATTCTAAAGCAAGGTTGTTGATCAAAACATATTACACCTTCAAGCGCTATAGCCCTTTTATAAGAGATACTTCTCCACAGCAGCAGTTTACATTCGTCCTCATATATACCATACAACCATAAGCAGAGACAAACTCCGGTCCATTTTTCAACTAAGCTAGTCTAAACCctgtggtttattattattatttatttatttataattaagacCTCTCCTGCACCAAATAACTTTCGGCGGGAAATGTTCAtccatgtattttatatatatatttgagggagaaaaaaaactttccaaaacgTATATTTATTTGCAACAACAAATTAACAGCAATAAATAAGCTGCGCTGCGCCGTCTTGGTAACATTCAGGCGAATATAAAGTGGAAGTGACGTACGTCTTTCAATACTCCCTTTAAAAGAGTGTTTCAAACGGCCATACATGAGACGCGAGTGCCCTGTTCCCTTCAATGTTCCCACTTCAAGGGCTCAGGGATCACTTGCGTTTGGAATTCATCCACCGTGTCTGACCAAACACGGGGACTTTCTTGACAAAGCATCAGCCCATTTGCGGTCTTCCGGTGTGGGCGGAGCCTAAATTATATGCACGTAGACAAAAATCGACGTAGTTTTCTCTTCATCCTCACGCTAGTTAGATTTTTTCGGTCATTTTTGTCACTCTTTCGCCAGCTCACTTTCAGAACCCCACCAGCATTCGCAACAATGGTCGCCAAACAGAGGATTCGCATGGCCAACGAGAAGCACAGCAAAAACATCACCCAGAGAGGAAACGTCAAATTATCGGTATGACAACTCAGACTCGACAAGAGGTGCTCGATGTATCAGCGGAACTGAACTTA comes from Xyrauchen texanus isolate HMW12.3.18 chromosome 9, RBS_HiC_50CHRs, whole genome shotgun sequence and encodes:
- the selenot1a gene encoding thioredoxin reductase-like selenoprotein T1a; protein product: MRWLPLWVLILCACSLYSASANNNAVKKMKIQFATGPLLKFQICISUGYKRVFEEYTQVLYQRYPDIRIEGENYLPLPVYRHIASFLSVFKLLLIGVIIIGKDPFALFGMQAPGLWVWSRENKIYACMMVFFFSNMIENQCMSTGAFEITLNDVPVWSKLESGHLPSMQQLVQILENEMKMNVHMDTLQHHRS
- the LOC127649323 gene encoding stress-associated endoplasmic reticulum protein 1-like, with translation MHVDKNRRSFLFILTLVRFFRSFLSLFRQLTFRTPPAFATMVAKQRIRMANEKHSKNITQRGNVKLSRNTVDDKVSVGPWLLALFIFVVCGSAIFQIIQSIRMGM